A single window of Aspergillus puulaauensis MK2 DNA, chromosome 5, nearly complete sequence DNA harbors:
- the clrD gene encoding histone-lysine N-methyltransferase Clr4 (COG:B;~EggNog:ENOG410PNTW;~InterPro:IPR007728,IPR001214,IPR003616;~PFAM:PF00856,PF05033;~go_component: GO:0005634 - nucleus [Evidence IEA];~go_function: GO:0005515 - protein binding [Evidence IEA];~go_function: GO:0008270 - zinc ion binding [Evidence IEA];~go_function: GO:0018024 - histone-lysine N-methyltransferase activity [Evidence IEA];~go_process: GO:0034968 - histone lysine methylation [Evidence IEA]): MFIDLTQDSDSEDQPRIANPLFSNLAHRTLSVSSSVPLKRKSDVDSETASVSSSNAAFPQLNNLNSAADDYNNLVRSFKQKSQRAHLKTPSPAPRTKLEEDISVVIPSPSAQLKREIDSAELITDAVLTGVSEEYYPTDVHERRATRGAYPAARKTNRAGVSLVIGNPGPFLTAKSRRPVIDLLCESLWGKLASIKGPAVTVARGDEKILAESTAGFEFINEYKLRDGVTPISPEFNAGCSCDVVCDPARCGCLTQEEDSDARIIPYKRAADNGSLLVLSPEFMARTSMIYECNSLCGCGEKCWNSVIEQGRTVRMEIFNTGNRGFGLRSPNYIRAGQFIDLYLGEVITLEKSEKREKIASSRGAPSYLFTLDFLVDDENSYVVDGCNYGAATRFINHSCNPNCRMFAVSRTHGDEYLYDLAFFALRDLPPYTELTFDYNPHMEKVDTPDPNALPCLCGEKNCRGQLWANERKKTR, from the exons TTCAGAGGATCAGCCCAGG ATTGCAAATCCGCTTTTCTCGAATCTTGCGCACAGGACACTTTCAGTTTCGTCTAGTGTTCCtctgaagaggaagtcgGATGTAGATTCAGAGACTGCATCAGTGTCTTCCTCCAACGCTGCATTTCCGCAGCTGAACAACCTCAATTCTGCGGCTGATGATTACAATAACCTTGTGCGGTCATTCAAACAGAAGTCTCAACGGGCCCATTTGAAGACCCCAAGCCCAGCTCCCAGGACAAAGCTTGAGGAGGACATCAGCGTTGTCATCCCCTCCCCATCAGCGCAGCTTAAGAGAGAAATTGACTCTGCTGAGCTGATCACAGACGCTGTGCTGACTGGCGTTTCGGAGGAGTACTATCCAACAGATGTCCATGAGAGGCGAGCTACACGGGGGGCCTACCCAGCTGCGAGAAAAACGAACCGCGCCGGTGTCTCTCTGGTAATTGGAAATCCTGGACCCTTTCTCACTGCTAAAAGCAGACGCCCTGTGATAGATCTCCTATGTGAGAGTCTCTGGGGAAAGCTCGCTTCGATAAAGGGACCTGCTGTGACTGTTGCCCGAGGGGATGAGAAGATTCTGGCTGAGAGTACCGCGGGTTTTGAATTTATTAATGAATATAAACTCCGAGATGGCGTGACTCCTATTAGCCCAGAGTTTAATGCCGGCTGCTCCTGCGATGTTGTCTGTGATCCGGCACGGTGCGGCTGTTTGACccaggaggaagattccGATGCGCGAATCATTCCTTACAAACGCGCTGCTGATAATGGGTCTCTTTTGGTGCTTTCTCCCGAATTTATGGCCCGTACTTCGATGATTTACGAGTGTAATTCGCTATGTGGATGTGGCGAAAAGTGTTGGAATAGTGTTATAGAACAGGGTAGGACCGTCCGCATGGAGATTTTCAACACCGGTAATCGTGGCTTCG GCCTCCGCTCCCCGAACTACATCCGCGCGGGTCAATTCATAGACCTCTACCTGGGGGAGGTAATAACCCTAGAAAAGTCCGAAAAGCGCGAGAAGATCGCTAGTTCCCGTGGCGCCCCATCTTATCTCTTCACCCTCGACTTTCTTGTCGATGACGAAAACAGTtatgttgttgatgggtgTAACTACGGCGCCGCAACCCGCTTCATTAACCACTCCTGCAACCCTAACTGTCGCATGTTTGCCGTCTCCCGCACCCATGGCGATGAGTATCTCTACGATCTGGCTTTCTTCGCACTAAGAGATCTCCCACCCTACACCGAACTCACGTTCGACTATAATCCGCACATGGAAAAAGTCGACACCCCGGATCCCAACGCACTACCTTGTCTCTGTGGCGAGAAGAATTGTCGTGGGCAGCTGTGGGCTAatgagaggaagaagacgagatAA
- a CDS encoding uncharacterized protein (COG:S;~EggNog:ENOG410PYQH) gives MRPSQASAPSLSLLYTSFQPRPEEDTANNNNNHPYNFKEYYCSTTSAPTSPLSSTSTITSSSPTLSSSPTSPSLSPTSLHHIRNPRSISDKLNPSSPSYNHNHGTGIILRRRPSNIDTALRQERSRASLNTIERQGLDLLEPRPVDLDTVGINTQMQLHTSQTRLPVHDCRDHGRLSSGSQEGLDRVRLSQPKFVMGGIFEVMEGSG, from the coding sequence ATGCGTCCAAGCCAGGCTTCCGCCCCGAGTCTTTCGCTCCTATACACTTCATTCCAACCCCGCCCCGAGGAGGACACTGccaacaataacaacaaccaTCCCTACAACTTCAAAGAGTATTATTGTTCTACAACTTCAGCTCCGACCAGTCCACTCAGCTCTACATCCACAATAACAAGCTCTAGCCCAACACTTTCCTCATCACCGACCTCTCCATCTTTATCACCAACTTCTCTTCACCATATCCGCAACCCCCGCTCAATATCCGATAAactcaacccctccagccccagctacaaccacaaccatGGCACAGGAATTATCCTACGTCGCCGCCCTTCAAATATCGATACAGCCCTCAGACAAGAGCGCTCACGAGCTAGTCTCAATACAATCGAGAGACAGGGCCTTGATCTTCTAGAACCGCGCCCCGTGGATCTAGATACCGTCGGGATTAATACCCAGATGCAGTTACATACCTCACAGACCCGGCTTCCGGTCCATGATTGCCGAGATCATGGTCGGCTGTCATCTGGCTCACAGGAGGGCCTGGATAGAGTACGGCTCTCCCAACCGAAGTTTGTTATGGGTGGGATATTTGAAGTGATGGAAGGGAGCGGGTAA
- the cch1 gene encoding calcium channel protein CCH1 (BUSCO:EOG092600XJ;~COG:P;~EggNog:ENOG410PFKW;~InterPro:IPR002077,IPR027359,IPR011992,IPR005821, IPR002048;~PFAM:PF00520;~TransMembrane:24 (o319-337i358-382o472-489i496-520o526-549i640-658o664-694i730-751o763-785i797-818o830-850i857-878o929-954i1160-1185o1197-1219i1228-1249o1296-1318i1409-1431o1488-1509i1521-1541o1553-1572i1579-1597o1609-1633i1708-1730o);~go_component: GO:0005891 - voltage-gated calcium channel complex [Evidence IEA];~go_component: GO:0016020 - membrane [Evidence IEA];~go_function: GO:0005216 - ion channel activity [Evidence IEA];~go_function: GO:0005245 - voltage-gated calcium channel activity [Evidence IEA];~go_function: GO:0005509 - calcium ion binding [Evidence IEA];~go_process: GO:0006811 - ion transport [Evidence IEA];~go_process: GO:0055085 - transmembrane transport [Evidence IEA];~go_process: GO:0070588 - calcium ion transmembrane transport [Evidence IEA]) produces the protein MASNSHDRGSNDQNDFTHHSIPLQDLSDHQERTGRLGSRLFSGRSLTERGRTYERLTNDSPVEYGSHATHSLSTEDASQFSTSEIGAFAIATSFGGHSRDSLGPDGDDEHSHSFGSNEVEHPHSSEPYGDTAPLTSAANMQHISGASATPRTSGSRDRSNTPSVRFENGHMGPRLGDDLHNVEAGYSGRRRGESVSRDGGRSLSPSVSGSALQRASSMVKTVSQRVVNLSNEPEVVEQSLSRESHKSSRMEAPPALPSLPDYAHDAPSTASLSEGISREKSTNKAWRGLSNPLRGKALGILGPDNAIRTWLCDILVHPFTEPFVLVVIVIQTILLTIESAKSDFDISSIWGARGIMDYLYIVIFIIYTIELVAKILVSGFFFNPVEYSTIDRSKGLGNALLEKGKNLITPQRQFSTKKASVQPEPQQASILRTFTGGLNQMEQQLADDPLQKRRIRLAHRAFLRHSFNRLDFVAVVAYWVSFALALGGADNAHRLYVFRMLSCLRILRLLALTSGTSIILRSLKKAAPLLVHVAFLIGFFWLLFAIVGIQSFKSSFRRTCVWDGSPYGVEDFTMNDPDDHVQFCGGYMALNGSLMSWIKSDGNPSFGNPKGYICPKGSQCVEGDNPYSGTLSFDNIANSLELVFVIMSSNTFTDLLYYTTDSDYLVSALFFVSGFIILSLWLVNLLVAVITHSFQVIREESKRSAFASQKVEADNEEDESSRKTSALKRLYNWTYWFWIVIIIYDLVVQAMRNNDRSGQTEDFINTNEIVVTLVLLGEIILRFITDWRKFHLSRRNWFDLALAIITSVIQIPAIRYSGRPYEVLTLFQILRVYRVVLAFSVTRNLIMLVFRNASGLINLILFVFLMTFLASIFATQLFRGQIDERSDDEIKFDNIYNSFIGMYRILSSENWTETLYSVVSHSHEYGTSWISATFLILWFILANFIILNMFIAVIQESFDVSEDEKRLHQVRAFLEQKQINGASQGNLSLSKIFQLGRGSSRYRDPLDHGPAAVDMLMKDAVVREFLEEEMSSENEHRDQPSLERSATAGEGLIEPPGVLSRAWETISRTIIRREPNPFYTRLKIPRGYEELDPQKMAQEVVWAEKKRKQAQKDYLIEHPNYNTSLFLFKPDNPVRRMCQRIVGPGRGVQRVEGVEPYRPLWYAFSGFVYAAIVAMVILACITTPIYQWKYLDSGRNWFIWTDLGFAILFTIEAIIKVVADGFFWTPNAYLRSSWGFIDGIVLVTLWVSVVNSLREEKATSRAIGAFKALRALRLLNFSDSAKNTFHSVIILGGWKVIAAASVSMSFLIPFAIYGVTLFRGQMVKCNDDEFQGNLDGCVGEFMSSPFNWDVLAPRVASNPYYDFDNFGHSLFILFQIVSQEGWTDVQTSAMSVTGVGEQPRESAAPENGLFFIVFNLLGAVFVLTLFVSVFMRNYTEQTGVAFLTAEQRSWLELKKLLKQVSPSKRRSTEKSTTWRQWAYRVAYKKHGPWANCVTVILVLHLLLLILEYYHENPTWDTIRDSLFFVFNFFYLGNVIVRLAGLGWHRFSRSSWDLYALLVVPATMITAILNFALKPQEEQAVMVLSKLCLVAITLLLIPRNNQLDQLFKTAAASLTSIGNLLATWFVLFLVYAIAMNQAFGMTKFGGESVTGNTNFRDIPRALILLFRTSCGEGWNELMEDFAQMEPPFCADNSDDMSQNDCGSKPWARALFISWNIISMYIFVSLFVSLIFESFSYVYQRSSGLYVISREELRRFKQAWAEYDPDGTGYITKEQFPRLLRELTGKFEVRIYQGDFMVPRILDECKVDKRDSLLAHRRVFEGVDLDKLARIIRKIPVNTVRERRQRLNQLYEEVLVSADLVHGISFDSLLMILAHYNVISDSKSLRLEEFLRRRAKLQRVEEAVRRNTVIDFFKTLNAAREFRRKVDHKRSARMTFVPQFNVPEIYVDDESQYNQQPHETPREAGPSGMEPSMLSPSSPGRGQAGPSQLPRIDTNVGGRLNSEASSPSEWSNISISLSPGRERAHTTSSYDPPATPGGGTSATSEHSRHNSAMTVSDVMQSFGDSAWGESIRRSFTQRRRSGDET, from the exons ATGGCGTCGAATAGCCATGACCGCGGCTCTAACGACCAGAATGATTTCACCCACCACTCAATCCCCTTACAGGATCTCTCCGACCACCAGGAACGAACAGGACGACTGGGAAGCCGGCTATTTTCTGGTCGCTCGTTGACCGAAAGAGGACGGACGTATGAACGATTAACGAACGATTCACCGGTTGAATATGGAAGCCATGCCACGCATTCGCTCTCTACCGAGGACGCGAGTCAATTCTCCACCTCAGAGATCGGGGCATTTGCGATAGCGACTTCATTTGGAGGACACAGTCGAGATTCATTAGGACCTGATGGGGACGATGAACACTCACATAGTTTCGGCTCTAACGAAGTCGAGCACCCTCATTCCTCCGAACCATACGGCGATACCGCTCCATTGACAAGTGCCGCTAATATGCAACATATTAGCGGCGCATCCGCCACCCCCCGCACCAGCGGTTCGCGCGATCGATCGAATACACCCTCCGTTCGATTTGAAAATGGCCACATGGGACCACGTTTGGGAGATGACCTGCACAATGTTGAGGCCGGCTACAGTGGGAGACGTCGCGGGGAGAGCGTCTCGAGAGACGGCGGCCGTTCGCTATCCCCTTCGGTTTCCGGGTCGGCGCTGCAGCGTGCAAGTTCGATGGTGAAGACCGTCTCCCAACGTGTCGTGAACTTGAGTAATGAACCGGAGGTGGTGGAACAGTCGCTCTCGAGGGAATCCCATAAAAGTTCACGCATGGAGGCACCGCCAGCCCTTCCCTCCCTTCCGGATTATGCCCACGATGCGCCGTCGACGGCCTCGTTAAGTGAAGGAATCTCTAGGGAGAAATCAACGAACAAGGCATGGCGAGGACTGAGCAATCCCTTGAGGGGTAAGGCGCTTGGCATACTTGGTCCAGATAATGCAATTAGGACTTGGTTGTGCGATATTCTCGTTCATCCGTTTACAGAACCTTTCGTCCTGGTCGTCATCGTTATTCAGACGATCCTATTAACCATTGAATCTGCGAAATCGGATTTCGATATCTCATCGATCTGGGGTGCCAGGGGTATTATGGACTATCTCTACATCGTGATTTTCATCATCTACACCATTGAACTTGTTGCTAAAATCCTAGTTTCTGGGTTCTTTTTCAACCCAGTCGAGTACAGCACAATAGATCGGTCAAAAGGACTTGGTAATGCACTGTtagagaaagggaaaaatCTTATCACGCCACAACGGCAATTTTCGACCAAGAAAGCATCAGTGCAGCCAGAGCCCCAGCAAGCTTCAATTTTACGAACATTCACAGGCGGGTTAAACcagatggagcagcagctggctGATGATCCTCTCCAAAAACGCCGCATCAGACTTGCGCACCGCGCTTTTCTCCGGCATTCTTTCAACCGACTAGATTTTGTCGCGGTGGTTGCCTACTGGGTGAGTTTTGCGCTTGCCTTAGGGGGAGCAGATAATGCACATCGGCTTTATGTCTTCCGGATGCTCAGCTGTCTTCGGATTCTACGTCTCCTAGCGTTGACCAGCGGGACCTCG ATTATTCTTCGAAGCTTGAAGAAGGCTGCTCCCTTGCTGGTCCACGTTGCTTTTCTGATAGGGTTCTTTTGGCTCTTGTTTGCAATTGTAGGCATTCAAAGCTTCAAATCAAGTTTTCGAAGAACGTGTGTTTGGGATGGTTCCCCATATGGCGTGGAAGATTTCACTATGAATGATCCGGACGACCATGTCCAATTTTGCGGTGGCTATATGGCACTAAACGGCAGCTTGATGTCTTGGATCAAATCTGACGGCAACCCTAGCTTTGGCAACCCAAAAGGATATATTTGCCCTAAGGGTTCCCAGTGCGTTGAAGGCGACAACCCTTATAGTGGGACTTTGAGTTTCGATAACATCGCGAATTCACTCGAGCTTGTGTTTGTGATAATGAGCTCAAATACCTTCACAGATCTACTTTATTACACAACCGACAGCGATTACCTCGTATCAGCGCTTTTCTTTGTCAGCGGATTTATAATACTGAGTTTATGGCTGGTAAACTTGTTGGTCGCGGTCATTACTCACTCATTCCAGGTTATTCGTGAAGAAAGCAAGCGCAGTGCTTTCGCATCTCAGAAGGTCGAGGCAGAtaacgaggaggatgagtCGTCGCGGAAAACCAGTGCATTGAAGCGCTTATACAACTGGACATACTGGTTCTGGATTGTCATCATAATCTATGACCTTGTTGTCCAGGCTATGAGGAACAACGACCGGAGCGGGCAAACGGAGGATTTTATCAACACTAACGAGATTGTTGTCACACTTGTTTTGCTCGGTGAGATTATACTGCGGTTCATCACAGACTGGCGGAAGTTCCATCTCAGCCGCCGTAACTGGTTCGATTTGGCGCTTGCTATCATCACCAGCGTTATTCAAATCCCCGCTATCAGATACTCGGGACGGCCGTATGAGGTCCTCACCCTTTTTCAGATCCTCCGAGTTTATCGCGTTGTCCTAGCGTTTTCCGTCACGAGGAATCTGATTATGCTCGTTTTCCGCAACGCCAGCGGTTTAATTAACTTGATTCTCTTCGTGTTCCTGATGACATTCCTTGCATCCATATTCGCGACACAGCTCTTCCGCGGTCAGATTGATGAGAGATCTGATGATGAGATTAAATTTGATAATATCTACAACTCGTTTATCGGAATGTATCGGATTTTGAGCAGCGAGAATTGGACCGAAACGCTTTACTCGGTTGTCTCTCACTCGCATGAATACGGCACTTCGTGGATTTCAGCGACGTTCTTGATTTTATGGTTCATTTTGGCcaattttattattcttaatatgTTCATTGCGGTCATCCAGGAGAGCTTTGACGTATCCGAGGACGAAAAGCGCCTTCACCAAGTCCGAGCCTTTTTGGAACAGAAACAGATCAATGGTGCATCTCAAGGAAACCTGTCACTTTCGAAAATTTTCCAACTAGGAAGGGGTTCATCTCGCTATAGGGACCCGCTGGACCATGGCCCGGCGGCGGTGGATATGCTCATGAAGGACGCGGTTGTACGCGAGTTTCTCGAAGAGGAGATGTCATCCGAGAACGAGCATCGGGATCAGCCTTCGTTGGAACGAAGCGCAACTGCCGGGGAAGGGCTCATAGAGCCACCCGGAGTATTGTCACGCGCCTGGGAAACGATTTCGAGAACAATCATACGGCGAGAGCCTAACCCGTTTTACACAAGATTGAAGATTCCACGGGGCTACGAAGAACTGGACCCCCAAAAAATGGCCCAAGAGGTGGTCTGggcagaaaagaagagaaagcaaGCGCAAAAGGACTACCTGATAGAACATCCGAACTACAACACATCCTTGTTCTTATTTAAGCCGGATAACCCGGTTCGAAGGATGTGTCAAAGAATTGTAGGTCCGGGCCGTGGAGTCCAGCGCGTGGAGGGGGTCGAACCGTACAGGCCTCTGTGGTATGCCTTCTCTGGCTTCGTTTATGCTGCTATTGTCGCGATGGTTATCCTCGCTTGCATCACCACGCCTATCTACCAGTGGAAATACTTGGATTCGGGTAGAAACTGGTTCATATGGACCGACCTTGGGTTTGCTATCTTGTTTACCATAGAAGCAATAATTAAGGTGGTTGCGGATGGGTTTTTCTGGACGCCCAATGCGTACTTGCGTTCATCATGGGGCTTCATCGACGGAATTGTCTTGGTCACTCTTTGGGTCAGCGTCGTGAATTCTttgagagaagagaaagccaCCTCTAGGGCCATCGGGGCATTCAAAGCACTGAGGGCGCTGAGGTTGCTTAACTTCAGCGACAGTGCTAAAAACACCTTTCATTCGGTCATAATCCTTGGAGGATGGAAAGTTATTGCC GCTGCCTCGGTCTCGATGAGTTTTCTGATCCCGTTCGCGATCTACGGTGTTACACTGTTCCGTGGACAAATGGTGAAATGCAATGACGACGAATTTCAGGGAAATTTAGATGGCTGCGTTGGCGAATTTATGAGTTCACCATTCAATTGGGATGTTCTGGCACCCCGAGTTGCATCGAACCCTTACTATGACTTTGACAATTTCGGACATTCGctcttcattctcttccAGATTGTTTCCCAGGAAGGGTGGACGGACGTTCAGACAAGCGCGATGAGCGTTACAGGGGTTGGCGAACAACCACGGGAATCTGCGGCTCCCGAAAACGGGCTGTTTTTCATTGTGTTCAATTTGCTCGGTGCTGTCTTTGTCTTGACTCTGTTTGTGTCTGTGTTCATGCGTAACTACACGGAGCAAACTGGAGTTGCTTTCTTGACCGCCGAGCAGCGATCTTGGCTTGAATTGAAGAAGCTACTCAAGCAAGTTTCGCCCTCCAAGCGGAGGTCTACCGAGAAATCTACGACCTGGAGACAGTGGGCTTATCGAGTCGCCTACAAGAAGCATGGCCCCTGGGCGAATTGCGTGACCGTCATTCTTGTGTTgcacctcctcctgctgataCTTGAGTATTACCATGAGAATCCTACTTGGGACACGATTCGAGACAGTTTATTTTTCGTGTTCAACTTTTTCTATCTCGGGAACGTCATCGTGCGACTGGCTGGACTGGGCTGGCACCGGTTCAGTAGAAGCTCGTGGGATCTTTACGCTTTGCTTGTTGTTCCTGCCACTATGATTACGGCAATCTTGAACTTCGCATTGAAGCCCCAGGAAGAGCAAGCAGTTATGGTGCTGAGCAAACTATGCCTTGTCGCCATTACATTGCTACTTATTCCCCGCAACAATCAGCTCGATCAATTGTTCAAAACGGCCGCGGCTAGTTTAACATCCATTGGGAACCTGTTAGCAACCTGGTTTGTGCTGTTCCTTGTTTACGCAATTGCAATGAACCAGGCTTTCGGTATGACGAAGTTCGGCGGCGAAAGCGTAACCGGAAACACAAACTTCCGAGATATTCCAAGAGCCCTGATCTTGCTTTTCCGTACGAGTTGCGGCGAGGGATGGAACGAACTTATGGAGGACTTTGCGCAGATGGAACCGCCGTTCTGTGCCGATAACAGTGATGACATGTCCCAGAACGACTGCGGAAGCAAGCCTTGGGCACGAGCGCTGTTCATATCATGGAATATCATCAGCATGTATATCTTCGTTTCCCTTTTTGTCTCTCTTATTTTTGAGAGCTTCTCCTATGTCTACCAACGAAGTAGTGGCCTCTACGTGATTAGCCGGGAAGAGCTCCGCCGTTTCAAACAGGCATGGGCCGAATACGACCCTGATGGCACCGGCTATATAACTAAGGAACAGTTCCCACGACTATTAAGG GAACTTACCGGCAAATTCGAAGTGCGCATATACCAGGGGGATTTCATGGTTCCACGCATTCTAGATGAATGTAAAGTCGACAAGCGCGACTCACTCCTTGCGCATCGGAGAGTCTTCGAAGGTGTTGACTTGGACAAGCTGGCTAGGATCATCCGCAAAATCCCAGTCAACACCGTGCGGGAACGGCGGCAGCGACTCAACCAACTTTACGAAGAGGTCTTGGTGTCTGCTGATCTGGTGCATGGCATTTCATTCGACTCCTTGCTTATGATCCTCGCGCACTACAATGTGATCAGTGACAGCAAGAGCCTCAGACTTGAAGAGTTCTTACGGCGCCGCGCAAAGTTGCAGCgcgtggaggaggcggtCCGTCGTAACACGGTGATTGATTTCTTCAAGACTCTCAACGCTGCTCGGGAATTCCGAAGAAAGGTTGACCATAAACGATCTGCTCGGATGACCTTTGTGCCCCAATTCAATGTCCCTGAGATCTATGTGGATGATGAATCGCAGTATAACCAGCAGCCCCACGAGACGCCGCGGGAAGCTGGCCCAAGTGGGATGGAGCCGTCGATGCTCTCCCCGTCATCGCCGGGCCGAGGACAAGCTGGTCCGTCACAGCTTCCTCGGATTGACACTAACGTGGGAGGCCGATTGAATTCCGAAGCCAGCTCACCGTCGGAGTGGTCTAATATTAGCATCTCCCTATCCCCTGGCCGGGAAAGAGCGCACACAACAAGTTCGTATGATCCTCCTGCCACACCTGGCGGGGGAACCTCTGCAACATCCGAACATTCGCGACACAATAGTGCGATGACTGTGTCGGACGTGATGCAGTCATTCGGCGATTCCGCCTGGGGCGAGAGTATCCGACGCAGTTTCACGCAGCGGCGTAGATCAGGGGACGAAACATGA
- a CDS encoding uncharacterized protein (COG:O;~EggNog:ENOG410PKMZ;~InterPro:IPR032368,IPR038108,IPR038633,IPR006773;~PFAM:PF04683,PF16550;~go_component: GO:0005634 - nucleus [Evidence IEA];~go_component: GO:0005737 - cytoplasm [Evidence IEA]) → MSITPIITFKAGTCDLETQSENVQVKPQQTPGYLYLYSEDELIHFCWRPRTVPHTEPELDLVMVPSDGTFTPYRPDGKPTNGRIYVLKFSSSSQRYLFWLQSKSQHDEDDPSFWSARDLKLGWIVNKLLQGDEIDVESEIAAIPRGNGDDDETMEDVEGVDHDPSHNHGGSGGGAGPDATGGDVREEGQESREGGADGGRADRTRGASNPSAVVQDFLQSLGGNQSQQAEQPFTTLQDLLPPSTTLPFLETLDIERVDNLLKFLPQELLILAFQMEDLPAAQRGSETAQEVLSALNLSQKRNILRRVLHSPQFTQSLASLTVAIRDGGLPSISEALKIPVANGGFMRRGGVPLGGGDAMKAFIQGVRDHVRNGTEGNPMETD, encoded by the exons ATGTCGATAACGCCGATCATCACATTCAAAGCGGGTACCTGTGACCTCGAG ACCCAGTCAGAAAACGTCCAAGTCAAGCCTCAGCAGACGCCGGGGTACCTTTACCTCTATTCCGAAGACGAGCTCATTCATTTCTGCTGGCGCCCTCGAACCGTTCCTCACACAGAACCTGAATTGGACTTGGTAATGGTTCCTTCCGACGGCACATTTACTCCTTACCGCCCCGATGGAAAGCCTACGAACGGCCGAATCTACGTCCTCAAGTTCTCGTCAAGCTCCCAGCGATATCTCTTCTGGCTTCAATCCAAGTCCCAacatgatgaagacgatccCTCTTTCTGGAGCGCGAGGGACCTTAAGCTTGGATGGATTGTCAACAAGCTGTTGCAAGGCGACGAAATAGATGTAGAAAGCGAGATTGCGGCTATCCCCAGAggcaatggcgatgatgatgagacaatggaggatgttgaaggcGTGGACCATGACCCAAGCCATAACCACGGAGGTagcggcggtggtgcaggACCGGATGCAACTGGTGGGGATGTGAGAGAGGAAGGACAGGAATCGAGGGAGGGTGGAGCAGATGGTGGAAGAGC TGACAGGACTCGTGGTGCCTCCAATCCTTCAGCTGTGGTACAGGACTTCTTACAATCGCTGGGAGGGAACCAGTCCCAGCAAGCTGAACAACCGTTCACTACATTGCAAGATCTTTTGCCTCCATCGACTACACTGCCCTTCTTGGAGACTCTGGATATCGAAAGGGTTGACAACCTCTTGAAGTTTTTACCCCAAGAGTTACTCATTCTGGCGTTTCAGATGGAGGATCTACCTGCTGCTCAACGCGGCTCCGAAACTGCACAGGAGGTTCTCAGCGCTCTCAATCTCTCGCAAAAAAGGAACATCCTGAGGAGAGTTTTACACTCCCCCCAGTTCACCCAGAGTCTTGCAAGCTTGACTGTGGCCATCAGGGACGGAGGGCTACCTAGCATTAGCGAAGCTCTGAAGATACCAGTCGCAAACGGAGGATTCATGCGTCGAGGGGGCGTTCCGCTTGGGGGTGGTGATGCAATGAAGGCATTCATCCAAGGCGTTCGGGATCATGTTCGGAACGGGACTGAAGGAAATCCCATGGAGACCGACTGA